The Candidatus Deferrimicrobiaceae bacterium region CGAAGGCGCTCGCGGTTTCGGTAAAGCCGGAAGAAGGCCGGCCGCCCTGACGGCCCCCGGACGGATATTCCATGAACCTGGGCGTGTGGCAGATCGGGCATTTCGAAAGGCGCACGCTGTGCCGCTTGCCGCACTTCATGCACTGCCAGCCGTCCTTCACGTCAACGACAACGTTCCGGTCGGTATGGCACGCGCCGCAAGCGTCCTGGCGATCGTCCTCGTTGACTTTATTGCAGGTCTTGCACACCCACATTCCGTGCCTCCAGACGGGAAAGCGGGAGGTCGACGCGGCTCCCCGGCTTGAATATAGGATCGGTGATTTCGGGCCATTGCGGGCAAGCAGCGGCTTCAGCCCCTCGCCAAGGAGGATCATCCGGTCCCGTAGACCGTGGACAGGATCCCGCCGCGCTCAGGCGGATTTGGCGGGAGGCTGCGCGGCCGGGAAAAGAGTTTGGCCTTCTCGCCTCGCCATCTCGAGGACAGGGCTCGAATCGTCTTCCGACCACCGGCGTTCGCCGCACGGGATCGGCTCGATCCGGCTGTCGACACGCGCGGCAAGCCGCCACAACTCGGCGACAACCGCGCGCCCTGCCCCAAGGTCAAACCGGGGAGACACGACGACCAGGTCGATGTCGCTCCACCGATTGGCCCTTCCGGTCGCTTGCGATCCGAATACGACACCGAAACGGACCGGGATACCCGCCGCCTGCAATGTTTCCAGATAGATTCTTACTTTTGAGGCGACCGATTCATCAACCACCGGAATACCTCCCCCGCGCATTCGGATAAAACCCTCGCTTCTTCCGTCGAAGGAGGAGGAGTCGATGTATCCGGATACCGGCCTTCGATATTGTAGACATTCGCTTCTGCCAGGAAATCCAGATACCCTTCCGGGCAATCCGGAAACGGCGTCAATTCCGAAAGCCGGACAAGATTGTGGATCCTCGGGGGTATATCTCCGGTACGTGCGCAGACATGCGCCTTGAGCGCCTTCTCGATCGCCAGGTGCATGAAGAACAGCGCATGGCGGAATCGCCCCTTCTCCATCAAAACGGCGACAGACGCCCAATCTTCTTCCGCGCTTTCGCGCCAGTAGGCGACATGTTTTCCGACGTTGATCATGGATCTCAGGGTACCACAGGCCCGGGTTTTCGGCGGCGGGCGGGCTTTTTCGGGGCGGGCGCGGGAAGCGCGCCGACGAGTTCACGGTAGCGTTCGAACAGGAAGGCGACCCGGTCGGCCTCGGATGGAAACGACCGTTTCCCATAGGCCGCATCGACGGCGCGGTCGAGGGCGGCGTGCGCTTTCACGAGGTCGGGCGGCATCGCAAGCGGGTCGTAGAGGTCGGCGAGCGTCGCCCCCGGATGCGCGGCGCGGGCGTCGAGCACCCCCTGCGCAGCCGCCTCGATCGCGGCGCGCTGAGCGTCGGTGGGCGAAGGCCAGGGAAAGTTGTTGTAGAAAAGGGTATTCGAGTACCGATACCTGCTTTCGAGGCGACCGCGAGCTCGAGGAGCCGCAACTCGCGGTAGGCGACGACGAGGAAGTTGCCGCAGCCGCATGCCGGGTCGAGGAGGCGCAGCGACGCGAGCTTCTTCTGGAATTCGGGCAACCGCTTCCGGTCGTTGCGAATCCGCTCGAACTCGGCTTGCAGCGCGTCGAGGAAAAGCGGACGCAGGCACTTGAGGATGTTGGTCTCGGTCGTGTAGTGCGCCCCCAGGTTGCGGCGCGCTCTTTCGTCCATGATCGACTGGAAGAGGGAACCGAAGATTGCGGGGCTGATCCGGCTCCAGTCGAGCGCGGCGCAGTCGAGCAGCGTCTCACGCATCGGCCGGTCGAATGCGGCCATCGGCAGCCGCTCCTCGAACAGGCGGCCGTTGACGTATCGGAATTCGGCGAGACTTGCGTCGAGCGAGGACTGGCGTTTTTCGTCCGGTGTGTTCAGCGTCTCGAACAGCATGGCGAGCTGCGAGCCGGCATCGCTTCCGTCGGGTGCGGTGCGCGCCGCCAGCCAGTCGGCGAACTGGCGCGGCCAGAAGATGGAGGTGTCCTCGGCGAAAAGACAGAACAGGATACGGACGAGGAAGATCTCAAGCGGGTGGCCCGAGTAGCCGGAGGCCTTGAGGAGATCATGCAGCTTTCCGAGCTTTTCGGCCGCCTTGACGTTGACCGGGTCTTCCTGTCCGAAGGAACGGGTCTGGTAGCCGGCGACGAAACCGAAGTGGCGGACGTTCTTGTACAGGTCGGCGAGCGGGAATTCGTGCACGGTGCCCGCATCGAGGTCGTGCAACCGGAAGCGGGCGAAGTCGGAGACGAGGACATGGCGGGGCAGGTCGCGCTCGGCGAGCCCGGGGAAATAGTCGAGCGCCTGCCGGAAGGCGCGGTCGAGATCCCGCCCCCGCGACTTGTGCTCGACGACCAGCACCCCTTTCCAGAGCAGGTCGATGAAGCCGCCCTGGCCGTCGGACTTTTTCACCGGCGCCTCGAAGGAGGCGACCCGGCGGCGCGTCACGCCGAAGACGTCGAAGAAGGCGTCCCAAAAGCTCTTCGCCTCGGCGTCCTCGGAAGTCTCCTTCGCCCACTCGCGGGAAAACGCCACGGCGCGCGACTTGATCTCGTTCCAGGAAAGCGGCATGGGTCTTATCGCGCCAGGTATTCTTCGGGAGTGCAGACCGTGATTGCCGGTTTGCGGTAATCCCTGCAGTTTCGGGTCAGCAGAAC contains the following coding sequences:
- a CDS encoding type IIL restriction-modification enzyme MmeI, yielding MPLSWNEIKSRAVAFSREWAKETSEDAEAKSFWDAFFDVFGVTRRRVASFEAPVKKSDGQGGFIDLLWKGVLVVEHKSRGRDLDRAFRQALDYFPGLAERDLPRHVLVSDFARFRLHDLDAGTVHEFPLADLYKNVRHFGFVAGYQTRSFGQEDPVNVKAAEKLGKLHDLLKASGYSGHPLEIFLVRILFCLFAEDTSIFWPRQFADWLAARTAPDGSDAGSQLAMLFETLNTPDEKRQSSLDASLAEFRYVNGRLFEERLPMAAFDRPMRETLLDCAALDWSRISPAIFGSLFQSIMDERARRNLGAHYTTETNILKCLRPLFLDALQAEFERIRNDRKRLPEFQKKLASLRLLDPACGCGNFLVVAYRELRLLELAVASKAGIGTRIPFSTTTFPGLRPPTLSAPRSRRLRRGCSTPAPRIRGRRSPTSTTRLRCRPTS
- a CDS encoding HEPN domain-containing protein → MINVGKHVAYWRESAEEDWASVAVLMEKGRFRHALFFMHLAIEKALKAHVCARTGDIPPRIHNLVRLSELTPFPDCPEGYLDFLAEANVYNIEGRYPDTSTPPPSTEEARVLSECAGEVFRWLMNRSPQK
- a CDS encoding type IIL restriction-modification enzyme MmeI — translated: MLDARAAHPGATLADLYDPLAMPPDLVKAHAALDRAVDAAYGKRSFPSEADRVAFLFERYRELVGALPAPAPKKPARRRKPGPVVP
- a CDS encoding nucleotidyltransferase domain-containing protein translates to MVDESVASKVRIYLETLQAAGIPVRFGVVFGSQATGRANRWSDIDLVVVSPRFDLGAGRAVVAELWRLAARVDSRIEPIPCGERRWSEDDSSPVLEMARREGQTLFPAAQPPAKSA